A genome region from Paracoccus stylophorae includes the following:
- a CDS encoding aminotransferase class IV, whose translation MTDDSQDSAQSYAHDARNDDVLVYVNGEMVPRDQARVSIFDAGFGLGDGVWEGLRLVRGRILSLTAHLDRLYEGANSISLNIGMDRQALADEIFRTLAANDMQDGAHIRLMVTRGTKTTINQDPRFVASGPTIVILAEYKRPNPELKARGLRLMTSAIRCSTPDVFDLRLNSHSRLNFIQALNQAVGMGADEALMLDDRGFVASCNSTNFFIVRGDTLWTSDGTCCFSGITRATVIRLWREAGGTVREGAFTLAQTYAADEAFVTGTLGGITPVASIDGRALPAGLPGPVTGRVADLYAAYAEG comes from the coding sequence AAAGCTATGCCCACGATGCCAGAAACGACGATGTGCTGGTCTATGTGAACGGCGAGATGGTGCCGCGCGATCAGGCCCGCGTGTCGATCTTCGATGCCGGGTTCGGGCTGGGCGACGGGGTGTGGGAAGGGTTGCGGCTGGTGCGGGGGCGCATCCTGTCGCTGACGGCGCATCTGGACCGGCTGTATGAGGGCGCGAACTCGATCAGTTTGAATATTGGCATGGATCGTCAGGCACTTGCGGACGAAATCTTCCGCACGCTGGCGGCCAACGACATGCAGGACGGCGCCCATATCAGGCTGATGGTGACGCGCGGGACCAAGACCACGATCAATCAGGACCCGCGCTTTGTCGCCTCGGGTCCGACCATCGTGATCCTGGCGGAATACAAGCGTCCGAACCCAGAACTGAAGGCGCGGGGCCTGCGGCTGATGACCTCGGCCATTCGCTGTTCGACGCCGGATGTGTTCGATCTGCGGCTGAATTCGCACAGCCGGCTGAACTTTATCCAGGCGCTGAACCAGGCGGTCGGCATGGGCGCGGACGAGGCGCTGATGCTGGACGACCGCGGCTTTGTGGCAAGCTGCAATTCCACGAATTTCTTTATCGTGCGGGGGGATACGCTGTGGACCTCGGACGGGACGTGCTGTTTCAGCGGGATCACCCGCGCGACGGTGATCCGGCTGTGGCGCGAGGCGGGCGGAACGGTGCGCGAGGGTGCGTTCACGCTGGCCCAGACCTATGCCGCCGACGAGGCGTTCGTGACCGGCACGCTGGGCGGGATCACCCCGGTCGCCAGTATCGACGGCCGCGCCTTGCCCGCGGGGCTGCCGGGTCCGGTCACGGGCCGGGTGGCCGATCTGTATGCGGCCTATGCCGAGGGCTGA
- the hisB gene encoding imidazoleglycerol-phosphate dehydratase HisB: MRKATITRNTAETQIQVTLDLDGTGQYDNQTGVGFFDHMLDQLARHSLIDLTVRAKGDTHIDDHHTVEDTGIAIGQALSRALGDKTGIRRYGSFHLAMDDALVRAALDLSGRPFLVWNAAFPTGQIGGFDTQLVREFFQALSTHGGISLNVARLDGFNSHHIAEAAFKAVARALREAVEPDPRMVGVLPSTKGAL; encoded by the coding sequence ATGCGCAAGGCCACCATCACCCGCAACACCGCCGAGACGCAGATCCAGGTCACGCTGGATCTGGACGGCACCGGCCAATACGACAACCAGACGGGCGTCGGCTTTTTCGATCACATGCTGGACCAGCTTGCGCGTCATTCGCTGATCGACCTGACGGTGCGGGCCAAGGGCGACACCCATATCGACGACCACCATACGGTCGAGGATACCGGCATCGCCATCGGCCAGGCGCTAAGCCGCGCCTTGGGCGACAAGACCGGCATAAGGCGCTATGGCAGCTTTCATCTGGCGATGGACGATGCGCTGGTGCGCGCCGCGCTGGACCTGTCGGGCCGGCCCTTTCTGGTGTGGAACGCCGCCTTTCCGACGGGGCAGATCGGCGGCTTCGACACCCAGCTTGTGCGCGAATTCTTTCAGGCCCTGTCCACCCATGGCGGCATCAGCCTGAATGTCGCGCGGCTGGACGGGTTCAATTCCCACCACATCGCCGAGGCCGCGTTCAAGGCCGTCGCCCGCGCCCTGCGCGAGGCGGTGGAACCCGATCCGCGCATGGTGGGCGTCCTGCCCTCGACCAAGGGCGCGCTATGA
- the hisH gene encoding imidazole glycerol phosphate synthase subunit HisH: protein MKVALIDYDSGNLHSAQKAFQKMGRDLGARIVVTSDPDTALRADRIVLPGDGAFPACRAALGQVDGMAEALREAVLTRGVPFIGICVGMQMLATTGHEYRRTAGLDWIGGEVTAIAAPGLKVPHMGWNDLVIDRPHPVLDGIATGDHAYFVHSWQFRVTDPAHLLAHVDYGGPVTAVVGSDNIVGTQFHPEKSQTVGLRLIANFLRWNP, encoded by the coding sequence ATGAAGGTCGCGCTGATCGACTATGACAGCGGCAACCTGCATTCGGCGCAAAAGGCATTCCAGAAGATGGGGCGCGATCTGGGGGCGCGGATCGTCGTCACCTCGGACCCCGACACCGCGCTGCGCGCCGACCGCATCGTTCTGCCCGGCGACGGCGCCTTTCCCGCCTGCCGCGCGGCATTGGGTCAGGTGGACGGCATGGCCGAGGCCCTGCGCGAGGCGGTGCTGACCCGCGGCGTGCCCTTCATCGGCATCTGCGTGGGCATGCAGATGCTGGCCACGACCGGCCACGAATACCGCCGGACCGCCGGTCTGGACTGGATCGGCGGCGAGGTGACGGCGATTGCCGCGCCGGGGCTGAAGGTGCCGCATATGGGCTGGAACGATCTGGTCATCGACCGCCCCCACCCCGTGCTTGACGGCATCGCGACCGGCGATCACGCCTATTTCGTCCACAGTTGGCAGTTCCGCGTCACCGATCCCGCGCATCTGCTGGCGCATGTCGATTACGGCGGCCCGGTCACGGCGGTGGTGGGCAGCGACAACATCGTGGGCACCCAGTTCCACCCCGAAAAATCCCAGACCGTCGGCCTGCGCCTGATCGCCAATTTCCTGCGGTGGAATCCCTGA